Proteins from a single region of Budorcas taxicolor isolate Tak-1 chromosome 7, Takin1.1, whole genome shotgun sequence:
- the ADAMTSL5 gene encoding ADAMTS-like protein 5 isoform X1, which yields MGKLRPEKAEHLAPCHTRRPRSLWNLLLLLWTFLNCGLGGNTQGPGEWTPWGSWSRCSSSCGRGLSVRSRRCIRFPREELCWGNTHEYRLCQQPDCPPAAMPFRDLQCALYNGHPVLGTQKTYQWVPFYGAPNQCDLNCLAVGHDFYHSFGRVLDGTPCSPGAQGLCVAGRCLSAGCDGLLGSDAHEDRCGRCGGANDSCLFVQRVFRDAGAFAGYWNVTLIPEGARHIRAAHRSRNHLALMGGDGRYVLNGNWVVSPAGTYEAAGTRVVYTRATGPEETLRAAGPTSEDLLLQVLLQEPNPGIEFEFWLPRERYGPFQAQAQVLGWSPRQPQPREVEPQPLESPTVIPPRTPIPTPEPCPPCPDTRGRAHRLLHYCGSDFVFRARVLGRIRQAQETRYEVRVQLIYKNRSPLRALEYVWAPSRCPCPPLALHRDYLLAARRLISPDGTQDRLLLPHAGYARLWSPAEDSRVRLAARHCPL from the exons atggggaaactgaggccagagaaagCGGAGCACCTGGCCCCTTGCCATACCAGAAG ACCCCGCTCCCTCTGGAACCTTTTGCTCCTGCTGTGGACCTTCCTGAATTGTGGTTTGGGGGGCAACACTCAG GGTCCGGGTGAGTGGACGCCATGGGGTTCCTGGAGTCGCTGTTCCAGCTCTTGCGGGCGAGGGCTCTCAGTGCGCAGCCGGAGATGTATCCG GTTTCCAAGGGAAGAGCTGTGCTGGGGGAACACCCATGAGTACCGCCTCTGCCAGCAGCCT GACTGTCCCCCGGCAGCCATGCCCTTTCGAGACCTCCAATGTGCCCTCTACAATGGCCACCCCGTCCTAGGCACCCAGAAGACCTACCAATGGGTGCCCTTCTATGGTG CACCCAACCAGTGCGACCTCAACTGCCTAGCGGTGGGGCACGACTTCTATCACAGCTTCGGTCGCGTGCTGGACGGTACCCCCTGCAGTCCGGGCGCCCAGGGACTCTGCGTGGCTGGCCGCTGCCTC AGTGCCGGCTGTGACGGTTTGCTGGGCTCCGACGCCCACGAAGACCGCTGCGGCCGCTGCGGCGGGGCCAACGACTCGTGCCTCTTCGTGCAGCGCGTGTTCCGCGACGCCG GTGCCTTCGCTGGGTACTGGAACGTGACCCTGATCCCCGAGGGCGCCAGACACATCCGCGCTGCCCACCGGAGCCGGAACCACCTGG CGCTGATGGGGGGCGACGGGCGCTACGTGCTCAACGGGAACTGGGTGGTCAGCCCGGCCGGGACCTACGAGGCAGCGGGCACCCGCGTGGTCTACACCCGCGCCACAGGGCCGGAGGAGACGCTGCGCGCCGCCGGGCCCACCTCCGAAGACCTGCTCTTGCAG gTCCTCCTGCAGGagcccaacccaggcattgaattCGAGTTCTGGCTCCCTCGGGAGCGCTATGGCCCCTTCCAGGCGCAGGCTCAGGTCTTGGGCTGGTCCCCGCGGCAGCCTCAGCCTCGGGAGGTAGAACCTCAGCCCCTTGAGTCCCCCACTGTCATCCCTCCACGGACCCCGATCCCCACTCCAG AGCCCTGTCCACCCTGCCCTGACACCCGCGGTCGTGCCCACCGGTTGCTCCACTATTGCGGCAGTGACTTCG TGTTCCGGGCCCGAGTACTGGGCCGCATCCGCCAGGCCCAGGAGACCCGCTATGAGGTGCGTGTGCAGCTCATCTACAAGAACCGCTCTCCACTGCGGGCCCTGGAGTACGTGTGGGCGCCAAGCCGCTGCCCTTGCCCCCCGCTGGCCCTCCATCGGGACTACCTGCTGGCTGCCCGGCGCCTCATCAGCCCTGATGGCACCCAGGACCGGCTGCTGCTCCCCCATGCTGGCTACGCCCGGCTCTGGAGCCCTGCCGAGGACAGCCGCGTGCGCCTGGCTGCCCGGCActgccctctctga
- the ADAMTSL5 gene encoding ADAMTS-like protein 5 isoform X3, which translates to MGKLRPEKAEHLAPCHTRRPRSLWNLLLLLWTFLNCGLGGNTQGPGEWTPWGSWSRCSSSCGRGLSVRSRRCIRFPREELCWGNTHEYRLCQQPDCPPAAMPFRDLQCALYNGHPVLGTQKTYQWVPFYGGAFAGYWNVTLIPEGARHIRAAHRSRNHLALMGGDGRYVLNGNWVVSPAGTYEAAGTRVVYTRATGPEETLRAAGPTSEDLLLQVLLQEPNPGIEFEFWLPRERYGPFQAQAQVLGWSPRQPQPREVEPQPLESPTVIPPRTPIPTPEPCPPCPDTRGRAHRLLHYCGSDFVFRARVLGRIRQAQETRYEVRVQLIYKNRSPLRALEYVWAPSRCPCPPLALHRDYLLAARRLISPDGTQDRLLLPHAGYARLWSPAEDSRVRLAARHCPL; encoded by the exons atggggaaactgaggccagagaaagCGGAGCACCTGGCCCCTTGCCATACCAGAAG ACCCCGCTCCCTCTGGAACCTTTTGCTCCTGCTGTGGACCTTCCTGAATTGTGGTTTGGGGGGCAACACTCAG GGTCCGGGTGAGTGGACGCCATGGGGTTCCTGGAGTCGCTGTTCCAGCTCTTGCGGGCGAGGGCTCTCAGTGCGCAGCCGGAGATGTATCCG GTTTCCAAGGGAAGAGCTGTGCTGGGGGAACACCCATGAGTACCGCCTCTGCCAGCAGCCT GACTGTCCCCCGGCAGCCATGCCCTTTCGAGACCTCCAATGTGCCCTCTACAATGGCCACCCCGTCCTAGGCACCCAGAAGACCTACCAATGGGTGCCCTTCTATGGTG GTGCCTTCGCTGGGTACTGGAACGTGACCCTGATCCCCGAGGGCGCCAGACACATCCGCGCTGCCCACCGGAGCCGGAACCACCTGG CGCTGATGGGGGGCGACGGGCGCTACGTGCTCAACGGGAACTGGGTGGTCAGCCCGGCCGGGACCTACGAGGCAGCGGGCACCCGCGTGGTCTACACCCGCGCCACAGGGCCGGAGGAGACGCTGCGCGCCGCCGGGCCCACCTCCGAAGACCTGCTCTTGCAG gTCCTCCTGCAGGagcccaacccaggcattgaattCGAGTTCTGGCTCCCTCGGGAGCGCTATGGCCCCTTCCAGGCGCAGGCTCAGGTCTTGGGCTGGTCCCCGCGGCAGCCTCAGCCTCGGGAGGTAGAACCTCAGCCCCTTGAGTCCCCCACTGTCATCCCTCCACGGACCCCGATCCCCACTCCAG AGCCCTGTCCACCCTGCCCTGACACCCGCGGTCGTGCCCACCGGTTGCTCCACTATTGCGGCAGTGACTTCG TGTTCCGGGCCCGAGTACTGGGCCGCATCCGCCAGGCCCAGGAGACCCGCTATGAGGTGCGTGTGCAGCTCATCTACAAGAACCGCTCTCCACTGCGGGCCCTGGAGTACGTGTGGGCGCCAAGCCGCTGCCCTTGCCCCCCGCTGGCCCTCCATCGGGACTACCTGCTGGCTGCCCGGCGCCTCATCAGCCCTGATGGCACCCAGGACCGGCTGCTGCTCCCCCATGCTGGCTACGCCCGGCTCTGGAGCCCTGCCGAGGACAGCCGCGTGCGCCTGGCTGCCCGGCActgccctctctga
- the ADAMTSL5 gene encoding ADAMTS-like protein 5 isoform X2, whose translation MGKLRPEKAEHLAPCHTRRPRSLWNLLLLLWTFLNCGLGGNTQGPGEWTPWGSWSRCSSSCGRGLSVRSRRCIRFPREELCWGNTHEYRLCQQPDCPPAAMPFRDLQCALYNGHPVLGTQKTYQWVPFYGAPNQCDLNCLAVGHDFYHSFGRVLDGTPCSPGAQGLCVAGRCLSAGCDGLLGSDAHEDRCGRCGGANDSCLFVQRVFRDAGAFAGYWNVTLIPEGARHIRAAHRSRNHLALMGGDGRYVLNGNWVVSPAGTYEAAGTRVVYTRATGPEETLRAAGPTSEDLLLQVLLQEPNPGIEFEFWLPRERYGPFQAQAQVLGWSPRQPQPREVEPQPLESPTVIPPRTPIPTPVFRARVLGRIRQAQETRYEVRVQLIYKNRSPLRALEYVWAPSRCPCPPLALHRDYLLAARRLISPDGTQDRLLLPHAGYARLWSPAEDSRVRLAARHCPL comes from the exons atggggaaactgaggccagagaaagCGGAGCACCTGGCCCCTTGCCATACCAGAAG ACCCCGCTCCCTCTGGAACCTTTTGCTCCTGCTGTGGACCTTCCTGAATTGTGGTTTGGGGGGCAACACTCAG GGTCCGGGTGAGTGGACGCCATGGGGTTCCTGGAGTCGCTGTTCCAGCTCTTGCGGGCGAGGGCTCTCAGTGCGCAGCCGGAGATGTATCCG GTTTCCAAGGGAAGAGCTGTGCTGGGGGAACACCCATGAGTACCGCCTCTGCCAGCAGCCT GACTGTCCCCCGGCAGCCATGCCCTTTCGAGACCTCCAATGTGCCCTCTACAATGGCCACCCCGTCCTAGGCACCCAGAAGACCTACCAATGGGTGCCCTTCTATGGTG CACCCAACCAGTGCGACCTCAACTGCCTAGCGGTGGGGCACGACTTCTATCACAGCTTCGGTCGCGTGCTGGACGGTACCCCCTGCAGTCCGGGCGCCCAGGGACTCTGCGTGGCTGGCCGCTGCCTC AGTGCCGGCTGTGACGGTTTGCTGGGCTCCGACGCCCACGAAGACCGCTGCGGCCGCTGCGGCGGGGCCAACGACTCGTGCCTCTTCGTGCAGCGCGTGTTCCGCGACGCCG GTGCCTTCGCTGGGTACTGGAACGTGACCCTGATCCCCGAGGGCGCCAGACACATCCGCGCTGCCCACCGGAGCCGGAACCACCTGG CGCTGATGGGGGGCGACGGGCGCTACGTGCTCAACGGGAACTGGGTGGTCAGCCCGGCCGGGACCTACGAGGCAGCGGGCACCCGCGTGGTCTACACCCGCGCCACAGGGCCGGAGGAGACGCTGCGCGCCGCCGGGCCCACCTCCGAAGACCTGCTCTTGCAG gTCCTCCTGCAGGagcccaacccaggcattgaattCGAGTTCTGGCTCCCTCGGGAGCGCTATGGCCCCTTCCAGGCGCAGGCTCAGGTCTTGGGCTGGTCCCCGCGGCAGCCTCAGCCTCGGGAGGTAGAACCTCAGCCCCTTGAGTCCCCCACTGTCATCCCTCCACGGACCCCGATCCCCACTCCAG TGTTCCGGGCCCGAGTACTGGGCCGCATCCGCCAGGCCCAGGAGACCCGCTATGAGGTGCGTGTGCAGCTCATCTACAAGAACCGCTCTCCACTGCGGGCCCTGGAGTACGTGTGGGCGCCAAGCCGCTGCCCTTGCCCCCCGCTGGCCCTCCATCGGGACTACCTGCTGGCTGCCCGGCGCCTCATCAGCCCTGATGGCACCCAGGACCGGCTGCTGCTCCCCCATGCTGGCTACGCCCGGCTCTGGAGCCCTGCCGAGGACAGCCGCGTGCGCCTGGCTGCCCGGCActgccctctctga
- the REEP6 gene encoding receptor expression-enhancing protein 6 isoform X3 has protein sequence MDGLRQRFERFLEQRNLATEALGALEAKTGVDKRYLATGAATLLSLYLLFGIKAIESPSKEDDTVWLTYWVVYGLFGLAEFFSDLLLSWFPFYYAGKCAFLLFCMAPGPWNGAHMLYHRIIRPLFLKHHEAVDSIVSDISGRALDVAAGMTKDVLQALARSRALITPAATAAGPSLPSESTQGK, from the exons ATGGACGGCCTGCGCCAGCGCTTCGAGCGCTTTCTGGAACAGAGGAATTTGGCCACCGAAGCGCTAGGGGCACTCGAAGCCAAGACAGGTGTCGACAAGCGGTACTTGGCCACGG GAGCCGCCACTCTGCTAAGCCTGTATCTTCTGTTCGG GATCAAAGCTATCGAGAGCCCAAGCAAAGAGGACGACACTGTGTGGCTCACATACTGGGTGGTGTACGGCCTGTTCGGGCTAGCCGAATTCTTCAGCGATCTACTCCTGTCCTGGTTCCCTTTCTACTACGCGGGCAAG TGCGCCTTCCTGTTGTTCTGCATGGCTCCCGGCCCCTGGAACGGGGCTCATATGCTGTATCATCGCATCATACGTCCTCTGTTTCTAAAGCATCACGAGGCCGTGGACAGCATCGTGAGCGACATCAGCGGGCGGGCCCTGGACGTGGCAGCCGGAATGACGAAGGACG TCCTGCAGGCCTTGGCCCGCAGCCGGGCTCTTATCACCCCAGCAGCCACAGCAGCGGGCCCCTCACTGCCCTCGGAGTCGACT CAGGGAAAGTAA
- the REEP6 gene encoding receptor expression-enhancing protein 6 isoform X1: MDGLRQRFERFLEQRNLATEALGALEAKTGVDKRYLATGAATLLSLYLLFGYGAPLLCSLIGFAYPAYASIKAIESPSKEDDTVWLTYWVVYGLFGLAEFFSDLLLSWFPFYYAGKCAFLLFCMAPGPWNGAHMLYHRIIRPLFLKHHEAVDSIVSDISGRALDVAAGMTKDVLQALARSRALITPAATAAGPSLPSESTQGK; encoded by the exons ATGGACGGCCTGCGCCAGCGCTTCGAGCGCTTTCTGGAACAGAGGAATTTGGCCACCGAAGCGCTAGGGGCACTCGAAGCCAAGACAGGTGTCGACAAGCGGTACTTGGCCACGG GAGCCGCCACTCTGCTAAGCCTGTATCTTCTGTTCGGGTACGGGGCTCCTCTGCTGTGCAGTCTCATCGGCTTTGCATACCCCGCATATGCTTC GATCAAAGCTATCGAGAGCCCAAGCAAAGAGGACGACACTGTGTGGCTCACATACTGGGTGGTGTACGGCCTGTTCGGGCTAGCCGAATTCTTCAGCGATCTACTCCTGTCCTGGTTCCCTTTCTACTACGCGGGCAAG TGCGCCTTCCTGTTGTTCTGCATGGCTCCCGGCCCCTGGAACGGGGCTCATATGCTGTATCATCGCATCATACGTCCTCTGTTTCTAAAGCATCACGAGGCCGTGGACAGCATCGTGAGCGACATCAGCGGGCGGGCCCTGGACGTGGCAGCCGGAATGACGAAGGACG TCCTGCAGGCCTTGGCCCGCAGCCGGGCTCTTATCACCCCAGCAGCCACAGCAGCGGGCCCCTCACTGCCCTCGGAGTCGACT CAGGGAAAGTAA
- the REEP6 gene encoding receptor expression-enhancing protein 6 isoform X2, with amino-acid sequence MDGLRQRFERFLEQRNLATEALGALEAKTGVDKRYLATGAATLLSLYLLFGYGAPLLCSLIGFAYPAYASIKAIESPSKEDDTVWLTYWVVYGLFGLAEFFSDLLLSWFPFYYAGKCAFLLFCMAPGPWNGAHMLYHRIIRPLFLKHHEAVDSIVSDISGRALDVAAGMTKDAGKVSMTQLQKAK; translated from the exons ATGGACGGCCTGCGCCAGCGCTTCGAGCGCTTTCTGGAACAGAGGAATTTGGCCACCGAAGCGCTAGGGGCACTCGAAGCCAAGACAGGTGTCGACAAGCGGTACTTGGCCACGG GAGCCGCCACTCTGCTAAGCCTGTATCTTCTGTTCGGGTACGGGGCTCCTCTGCTGTGCAGTCTCATCGGCTTTGCATACCCCGCATATGCTTC GATCAAAGCTATCGAGAGCCCAAGCAAAGAGGACGACACTGTGTGGCTCACATACTGGGTGGTGTACGGCCTGTTCGGGCTAGCCGAATTCTTCAGCGATCTACTCCTGTCCTGGTTCCCTTTCTACTACGCGGGCAAG TGCGCCTTCCTGTTGTTCTGCATGGCTCCCGGCCCCTGGAACGGGGCTCATATGCTGTATCATCGCATCATACGTCCTCTGTTTCTAAAGCATCACGAGGCCGTGGACAGCATCGTGAGCGACATCAGCGGGCGGGCCCTGGACGTGGCAGCCGGAATGACGAAGGACG CAGGGAAAGTAAGCATGACCCAGCTTCAGAAGGCCAAGTAA
- the PCSK4 gene encoding proprotein convertase subtilisin/kexin type 4 produces MRPARTALCLPLTLALGLALVGLMAVGWASARAPVYVSSWAVRVSQGYQEVDRLARKFGFVNLGQVGGTQIDGRRREDIFPDGQYFHLRHRGVVQQSLTPHWGHRLRLKKDPKVQWFQQQTVQRRVKRSLVVPTDPWFSKQWYMNNEMQSDLNILQVWSQGLSGQGVVVSVLDDGIEKDHPDLWANYDPLASYDFNDYDPDPQPRYTPSDENRHGTRCAGEVAAMANNRFCGVGVAYNTRIGGVRMLDGTITDVIEAQSLSLQPQHIHIYSASWGPEDDGRTVDGPGILTREAFRRGVTKGRGGLGTLFIWASGNGGLHYDNCNCDGYTNSIHTLSVGSTTQQGHVPWYSEACASTLTTTYSSGVATDPQIVTTDLHHQCTDKHTGTSASAPLAAGMIALALEANPLLTWRDMQHLVVRASRPAHLQAEDWRTNGAGRRVSHHYGYGLLDAALLVGMARSWLPTQPQKKCVIHIVHTRTRPAAEALAPSPILPVMHVRKNVSACAGHANSIRSLEHVQVQLSLSYSRRGDLEISLTSPMGTRSTLVAIRPFDVSSQGYNNWVFMSTHFWDEDPRGLWILGLENKGYYFNTGTLYRYTLLLYGTAEDMTARPSGPQVTSNACVQRDTEGLCQECHSSAYILGHLCLTYCPPRYFNHTQQAVTAGPGHSAVPAMRVCSSCHSSCYTCRGSSPLDCTACPPQSTLDEQQGSCSGPHPTEAHSQSTATACPCPHGPAQAVVLSLLALAFGTPLLCHVLLVGCLLPWMGPPRTGAHSSRHSRAHSRLEPRAG; encoded by the exons atGCGGCCCGCCCGTACTGCGCTCtgtctgcccctgaccttggcccTGGGCCTGGCGCTCGTTGGCCTCATGGCTGTGGGGTGGGCCTCGGCCCGGGCCCCCGTCTATGTCAGCAGCTGGGCAGTGCGGGTGTCCCAGGGTTACCAGGAGGTCGATCGCCTGGCGCGCAAATTCGGCTTCGTCAATTTGGGGCAGGTGGGCGGGACCCAGATTGACGGGAGGAGGCGGGAAGAT ATTTTCCCTGATGGGCAGTATTTCCATCTGCGGCACCGGGGCGTGGTCCAGCAGTCCCTGACCCCGCACTGGGGCCACCGCCTGCGCCTAAAGAAAGACCCTAAG gTGCAGTGGTTCCAACAGCAGACAGTGCAGAGGCGGGTGAAACGCTCCCTGGTGGTGCCCACGGACCCCTGGTTCTCCAAGCAGTGGTACATG AACAATGAGATGCAGTCAGACCTGAACATCCTGCAGGTCTGGAGCCAGGGGCTGTCAGGCCAGGGCGTCGTGGTCTCTGTCCTGGATGATGGCATCGAGAAAGACCATCCAGACCTCTGGGCCAACTAC gatCCCCTGGCCAGCTATGACTTCAATGACTACGACCCAGACCCTCAGCCTCGATACACACCCAGCGATGAGAACCG GCACGGGACCCGCTGTGCCGGGGAAGTGGCAGCAATGGCAAACAACAGGTTCTGTGGTGTGGGCGTCGCCTACAACACCCGCATCGGAG GTGTGCGCATGCTGGATGGCACCATCACCGACGTGATTGAGGCCCAGTCGCTGAGCCTGCAGCCACAGCACATCCACATCTACAGTGCCAGCTGGGGCCCCGAGGATGACGGCCGCACGGTGGACGGCCCAGGCATCCTCACCCGAGAAGCCTTCAGGCGTGGCGTGACCAAG GGCCGAGGCGGGCTGGGCACCCTCTTCATCTGGGCATCAGGCAATGGTGGCCTGCACTACGACAACTGTAACTGCGACGGCTACACCAACAGCATCCACACGCTTTCAGTGGGCAGCACCACCCAGCAGGGCCACGTGCCCTGGTACAGCGAGGCCTGTGCCTCCACACTCACCACCACCTACAGCAGCGGTGTAGCCACAGACCCCCAGATC GTCACCACAGACCTGCACCACCAGTGCACGGACAAGCACACGGGGACCTCAGCCTCCGCCCCACTGGCTGCGGGCATGATCGCTCTGGCTCTGGAGGCCAA CCCGCTCTTGACATGGAGGGACATGCAGCATTTGGTGGTCCGGGCGTCCAGGCCCGCCCATCTGCAGGCGGAGGACTGGAGGACCAACGGAGCCGGGCGCCGAG TGAGCCACCACTATGGCTACGGGCTGCTGGACGctgcactgctggtgggcatGGCTCGCTCCTGGCTGCCTACGCAGCCCCAGAAGAAATGTGTCATTCATATCGTGCACACCCGCAC CAGGCCAGCAGCAGAggccctggcccccagccccatcCTGCCGGTCATGCACGTGAGGAAGAACGTGTCGGCCTGCGCCGGCCACGCCAACTCCATCCGTTCACTGGAGCACGTGCAGGTGCAGCTGTCCCTGTCCTACAGCCGCCGTGGGGACCTGGAGATCTCCCTCACCAGCCCCATGGGCACCCGCTCCACCCTCGTGGCCATCAG ACCCTTTGACGTCAGCAGCCAAGGCTACAACAACTGGGTCTTCATGTCCACCCACTTCTGGGACGAAGACCCGCGGGGCTTGTGGATCCTGGGCCTGGAGAACAAGGGCTACTATTTCAACACAG GGACGCTGTACCGCTACACGCTGCTGCTCTACGGGACAGCTGAGGACATGACGGCGCGGCCCTCGGGCCCCCAGGTGACCAGCAACGCGTGCGTGCAGAGGGACACAGAGGGGCTGTGCCAGG AGTGCCACAGCTCCGCCTACATCCTGGGCCACCTTTGCCTCACCTACTGCCCACCAAGGTACTTCAACCACACCCAGCAGGCGGTGACTGCTGGACCTGGGCACTCAGCTGTGCCTGCCATGCGGGTCTGCTCCAGCTGCCACTCGTCCTGTTACACCTGTCGAGGCAGCTCCCCGCTGGACTGCACTGCCTGCCCTCCGCAGTCCACGCTGGACGAGCAGCAGGGCTCCTGCTCGGGACCCCACCCCACTGAGGCCCATTCCCAGTCCACAGCGactgcctgcccctgcccccatggCCCAGCCCAGGCCGTGGTACTGTCCCTGCTGGCCCTGGCATTTGGGACCCCCCTCCTCTGCCATGTTCTCCTCGTGGGCTGCCTGC
- the REEP6 gene encoding receptor expression-enhancing protein 6 isoform X4 yields the protein MDGLRQRFERFLEQRNLATEALGALEAKTGVDKRYLATGAATLLSLYLLFGYGAPLLCSLIGFAYPAYASIKAIESPSKEDDTVWLTYWVVYGLFGLAEFFSDLLLSWFPFYYAGKHHEAVDSIVSDISGRALDVAAGMTKDVLQALARSRALITPAATAAGPSLPSESTQGK from the exons ATGGACGGCCTGCGCCAGCGCTTCGAGCGCTTTCTGGAACAGAGGAATTTGGCCACCGAAGCGCTAGGGGCACTCGAAGCCAAGACAGGTGTCGACAAGCGGTACTTGGCCACGG GAGCCGCCACTCTGCTAAGCCTGTATCTTCTGTTCGGGTACGGGGCTCCTCTGCTGTGCAGTCTCATCGGCTTTGCATACCCCGCATATGCTTC GATCAAAGCTATCGAGAGCCCAAGCAAAGAGGACGACACTGTGTGGCTCACATACTGGGTGGTGTACGGCCTGTTCGGGCTAGCCGAATTCTTCAGCGATCTACTCCTGTCCTGGTTCCCTTTCTACTACGCGGGCAAG CATCACGAGGCCGTGGACAGCATCGTGAGCGACATCAGCGGGCGGGCCCTGGACGTGGCAGCCGGAATGACGAAGGACG TCCTGCAGGCCTTGGCCCGCAGCCGGGCTCTTATCACCCCAGCAGCCACAGCAGCGGGCCCCTCACTGCCCTCGGAGTCGACT CAGGGAAAGTAA